A window of Thermoflexus sp. contains these coding sequences:
- a CDS encoding sigma-70 family RNA polymerase sigma factor, which translates to MLQQLVRIYTDLLLLPPEALSYLAEHADAGSAPAVRWPSERSLRAHLPPEEHLSRWWRHVRDQAAEARSWLIRANLRLVVSVAKKYIGRGVSFLDLIQEGNLGLLRAVEKFDPGRGFKFSTYATWWIRQAITRAIADQARTIRIPVHLAEFLSRLMRAQQKLQQALGRDPTPEELALEVNLLSPQEVLEIQAAWNANQPLPPHLARRLREATRKVERALRWAAEPMSLETPVGEEEDSELADFIEDQGTRSPLEEAHLTMLREQLREILDTLPERERQVLEVRFGLKDGQWRTLDEVGQMFGLTRERIRQIESKALRKLRHPHYSRRLKDYLS; encoded by the coding sequence CTGCTCCAGCAACTGGTCCGGATCTACACGGACCTGTTGCTCCTTCCCCCCGAGGCGCTTTCGTATCTGGCAGAACATGCGGACGCGGGTTCGGCCCCGGCGGTCCGCTGGCCGAGCGAGCGATCCCTTCGGGCCCATCTTCCCCCCGAGGAACACCTGAGCCGGTGGTGGCGACATGTGCGGGATCAGGCGGCGGAAGCCCGTTCGTGGTTGATCCGGGCGAACCTGCGCCTGGTGGTCAGCGTGGCCAAGAAATACATCGGCCGCGGCGTCTCTTTCCTGGACCTGATCCAGGAGGGAAACCTGGGGTTGTTGCGCGCGGTGGAGAAATTCGATCCGGGACGAGGCTTCAAGTTCTCCACCTATGCCACCTGGTGGATCCGCCAGGCCATCACCCGCGCCATCGCCGATCAGGCCCGCACCATCCGCATCCCGGTCCATCTGGCGGAGTTCCTGAGCCGCCTCATGCGCGCTCAGCAGAAGCTCCAGCAGGCCCTGGGCCGGGATCCCACCCCAGAGGAGCTGGCCCTGGAAGTGAACCTGCTCTCCCCCCAGGAGGTCCTGGAGATCCAGGCCGCCTGGAACGCCAACCAGCCCCTGCCTCCCCATCTGGCCCGCCGGCTCCGGGAGGCCACCCGGAAGGTGGAGCGGGCGCTGCGCTGGGCCGCCGAGCCGATGTCGCTGGAAACGCCGGTTGGAGAGGAGGAAGACAGCGAGCTGGCGGATTTCATCGAGGATCAGGGAACCCGCAGCCCGCTGGAAGAGGCCCATCTCACCATGCTCCGGGAGCAGCTCCGCGAGATCCTGGATACGCTCCCCGAGCGGGAGCGGCAGGTGCTGGAGGTCCGCTTCGGGTTAAAGGACGGCCAGTGGCGGACCCTGGATGAGGTGGGGCAGATGTTCGGGCTGACGCGAGAGCGGATCCGGCAGATCGAAAGCAAGGCGCTGCGCAAGCTACGCCACCCCCATTACAGCCGACGGTTGAAGGATTACCTGAGCTGA